Sequence from the Rutidosis leptorrhynchoides isolate AG116_Rl617_1_P2 chromosome 3, CSIRO_AGI_Rlap_v1, whole genome shotgun sequence genome:
TTTAAGCATTTAATCAAACACATGGAGATCATAAAACAAAACATACACCTTTTTCTAAGTCAATAGTTCACAAAAATTTCAACCATAAAGTCAAAAAGAGAATAGAAAGAAATAAAGGATTGCAAGATTAGTAGTAGTAATTTCTACCTCCTCTGACCGGTTGCATTCGTTTTCCGTTCCAGCCACCTCCTCTGGTTCATTTTTCCAGCCACCACCACTGATTCGTACAACGTCGAGCAGTAAACCTAAAAGGATGAGAGTTAGATGATGAAGAAGCTTAGGGATGACTGTAAATTTAAAAGGATTTATTGAAATTGAAAGATTTCAACAATTAGGTTCTTTAGGGTTTTTTTGAATTTGAAAACTCTGAGAAAAATTTAAGAGCCAGGAGAGGGTTTTCGTCAGTCACGCGTGGGAGGTATTGTGCAGGTCGAAGAAATAAAGCCTGTGGATAGGGTATGCGTGtgcagtaatttttttttttaataaagctTTTGTTTTTTATTACATGGTTTTTTTTAAAAtaccttttttttattattattaaatagttAAAAAGTTTTTTTTAATTGATGATGTAAGCAAGGCAGTTTAGTTTGGTGCCATGTGTCCCATATTATTTTTTAACCTAaggtaaaaattataaaatgatgtCATGTATGTGGCATTTTCATATCATGTAATAGATATCATATACTCGTATATCGTAAGATAAGAACACAAAAGACCCGAAAGTTCAAATTTACATAACGTTTGAGTTTCACGTTTCCTTTCTAAACCGCAAGCACATAGCGTTTACCTAACCCTGTTGAAATGGTGGTTGAGCTATGACCTGTACCAAAACAATCATGCTCGCTTTCAGAGCGTTTAGTGAACCCTGCCAACCCATTTGTCTGTCTAATTGTATGCATTTGATCTCTTCTTCCAGTCAAGATTTTATGTGGGTATGACTACAAAAACACATTAACAgtcaattaattttaaaaatattcaaCCATAATCATTTTTTATGTGTAATAATTGATTAATGGTCCTATAATCTCACCTGATGACCAACGTCCCATAGTATCTTATCTTGTGGCGTATTAAATACGTAATGAAGGGCCACGGTCAGCTCTACGTCACCAACACTCGAACCCAAATGACCACCAATTTTAGAAACGTTGAATATAACATCAGATCGAAGCTCATCAGCTAGTTGCTTTAATTCCTACACATAAAACAATAGTAAAAGAAACTGTTTATCATCTCATATCATTCTTCACTCAAATACAACTAATGTCAAATAAAAAACTCAAAAGGCCAATCTTTAAccgaaacattattccatttaaaaTTGGTGTCTTTGCAGGGGTACAGAAACAAACTTGACTTTTTTTTATCAAACCAGAGATTTGAAGTTCAAAAGTAGCATACACATTTAATTATAAATCTTGGTTTTATCAAAGTTTAGTAGCACtgtaatataattaaaatatgtgaacgattaatattacataatatcaCTTAAATTGGTGTATTTGCAGGGGTACTGATCTTTATCCATAGAATTTATTAAAATATAGTAAAATGAACCTACTCTCTTAGTTTTGTTCAGGACAAACTCAACTGAAAGCTTCCAGTGTAGTATTCTTACAATAATGGACACACGTATAAGCCCTGCTTTTCACAAACTAAAAAACTGAAATTGTAAATACAAAACCCAATGTTAGCCACTATTAGTGTGATCACAATCAACAACGGGAAAAAGATGTTAAATACAAAGTAATGAAGCCCTAACTTTTCAAACCATCAATCACCGCAAACTAAAGGAACAATAGCATTTCAAACCGATAAAACCTTGACTTTCCAAATCGAAAAAACCTGTAGAAGACAACATCGAAGACAAAAATTGAATAAGAAAGGCATACTCATGCTTATAGGAACCACTTGCTTAGTATCGCTTATACAATTCAATCAGTTTCTCTCTTGCATGAGTGCTTCTCCCCAATACAAATTAAGTGCACATTAAAAAATGTTTAAACTATAAACAAACTAAAATAATATGTATGAAACGTCGATTCGCAACTTAAGAAAAACTAATCAAATAATTAAGTTTCGAACTAACATTCCATAGATCTTGTTGAAAAGCTTGAATCTAGATAAACATAAACAAAAAGcttaaattttaataaaaaaaaaaagaaaaaagaaaaagaaaagatccTCTTTTTGTCTAGCTGCCGTATCAAGCATATCTAGAAAAGGATGGCTTGGTGTTGCAGGTATCTGGACATAGCTGTTAAGAGTTCTTATTTACTCATTTTTCTGCTTCGGTTGGTGTTCCTGTGTATCTGCATAGGCATATGTTGGTGAGACGGGTTTTTGATCATTTTTTAAGCACGTGGTCAAAATTACACGATAGGAGATTGACACCGTATGATGGAAGCTACATAAGAAGATGCATTTAAAAAATAATGTTTCATGACTTATTTACTCAAGTTTGTTAACGTCTGATCTACGCACCCACAATTTCACCACTTATCAATTTGGATCCGATCAATTACTTGTCAATACCTTTTCAATTAGGGCACAAAATTCTCAGATCTGAAGGTAACATAACGGATCTACTAGCGAGGGTTTGTAGTAAACGAGAAACCTCGCCATTTTCGCCGTCTGCTGCCTTGGAGCTGCCGGAAATCACTGCTGCCGGAAATCTCTCCTGCCGGAAACTCCTTGTCTTTACAAGGCTGTGTTTGGCTCTCTGATCCCTTTTCCTTAAGTCCATACTCTGTGATATTTCTGCTTTACTTTTTCGCTGTATTTGCGTATTCATATCCTTGAGGTTTTCAAAGTTgtgtttattaattatatccttgactattattattattatactattatattagtgattattagtattattaatactctattattattattattattattattattattattattattattattattattgttattgttattgttattattatattatatttttatttttatattatattgccACTTCTGCCTTTTCCCTTTTGTTTATTATATAGGGTAAGATAGACTCTAGTCGTAGTGATGGTCACGTGAGGTCATGTCCTTCGAGCTTAGGGGCGGCTAGGTCTAGAAGGGTTAGAGATTTTCGTGTTAGGATTAGAGTAGGTAGTTGGAATGTAGGAAGTTTGACGAGCAAATCCCGTGAACTTGTAGAGACGTTACTTAAGAGTAAAGTGGACATATTGTGTGTTCAAGAGACCAGATGGAAGGGTGAAGAGGCGGTTGACATTGGTGACTACAAGTTGTGGTTTTCGGGTTCCAGAGTAGCTAGAAACGGGGTAGGGATCTTTATAGGGCCCCGTCATAAGGATAATATTGTGGGTGTGGGTAGGTgtagcgataggattatgtcggttaggtTAGTTATCCAGGAGGAGTCTTACATGGTTATTTGCGCTTACGCACCTCATGCTGGTTTAGGCGAAGAAGAAAAAAGTCGCTTTTGGGAATCGTTAGATGAAGTTGTGAGGAGTTGCCCCGCTGATCATCGATTACTTATTGGGGGAGACCTTAATGGACATATAGGAACGATTTCAGACGGATATGCGGGTGTCCATGGGGGCTTTGGGTACGGAGTTCGAAATGAAGAAGGACGCTCCATTCTCGAATTCGCTGTTGCCCACGATTTGGTTGTTGCAAACTCTTTCTTTAGGAAGACGGAAGCTCAGCTAGCAACCTTCCACAGTGGAGGTCATAGTACCCAGATTGATTATTTGCTGCTTCGCAAAGGGGACCTTAGGACCTGCAGAGACTGTAAAGCCCTGACTACCTGGACCTGTTCCACTCAACACAGACTTTTGGTCATGGACTTGGTTCCGCAGAGACGAGTTACTAGGAGAGGGAGACCCGCCCAACCTAGGATCCTTTGGAAGAATCTGAATGAAGAGAAAGCCGAAACTTTCAAAGCATCGGTTTTGGAAAGAGTAGAGGCAGTAATGGATACTGTTACTCATGGGGATGCAGATCATATGTGGAATAGTTTCGCATCAACTATTAGAGATGTCGCCAAGGAAACCTTAGGTGTGGCAGTAGGGACATCGAGAGGACACAAGTCTTGTAGAGAATCATGGTGGATTAGTGATGAGGTTCAAACCAAAGTCGCACTTAAGCAACTGAGGTTTAGGGAGCTCGTTACATGTCGGGACGGGACACGTGATGACAGAACTAGGGCAGAAGAAAGgtataaagaagctaaaagagaagctaagaaggccgttgcccgtgcaaaagataaagcgtatgaagttttgtataggaaactagacttcaaagaaggagcaaatgatatttacaggattgctaaagctagggagcgtaggaggagggatatagataacatcaagttcatcaaggatgaagccggtcaaaccatagtaaaggaagacgaaattaggaaaagatgggaagggtaTTTCCAATCTCTTTTCGTGGGTGAAGGACCCGGGCGCCAAGAGGACCCGCAGGACTTGGGAATAGGACATTTCCAGAACAACAATTTCTGTAGGAGAATCAGTCAGGAAGAAGTAAGATCGGCACTACGAAAGATGGGTAGAAACAAAGCTGTTGGACCAGACCAGATCCCAatagaggcgtggcggtgcctaggcgaggatggtgtcaggtggttgacgtgtctttacaataagacgcttagaagttataaaatgcctacggaatggagactcagcgagattatccccatttacaaaaataaaggggatgcccaaatctgtggtaattatagaggcataaaattacttagtcatactatgaagctttgggagagagtgattgagactagactcCGACGCGAAACTACGGTTTCcgaaaaccaatttggtttcatgccagggcgctcttcgatggaggcaattcatattttaagaagcgttatggagaagtatagggagaaacaaaagggtctagagatggtcttcttagacttggaaaaggcctaTGATTGCGTACCGCGAAagttgatttggaagacccttaacgttaggggtatcccaagtagatatattagaGCTATTATGGATATGTACGATGGGGCGAAGGCCTGCGTTCGGACGCCTGTGGGAAACACAGAGTATTTCCCGATAGAAGTAGGGTTGcaccagggatcggcccttagtcctttcctttttgctttgatcctcgacgagctgtatcgaggaatacaagagaacatcccttggtgtctgatttttgccgatgatatcgtGCTTGTATCGGAAACAAAGGATGAGCTTAATAGAAGGCTGGAACAATGGAGGGAAGCCTTAGAACAAAATGGGCTACGGAtcagtagacaaaagacggaatatcttagtTGCGAATTCGGTAGGACTGATGATGAACTTAATGTTGGAGGGAACATCAGcattggggaccagatcttgcacccacaagagtcgtttagatatctaggctcggtcctccacaaatcagggaggatagatgaggacgtgactcatcgtattaaggtaggttggttgaagtggagagcagcgaaaggggtcttgtgcgacaagaagataccactcaaattgaaaggaaaattcctcaaggtggcaatcagacctgccatgttgtacggatcagaatgttggccaatgacgaaggcccaagaaagaaggatggaggtggcagaaatgaggatgcttaggtggacgtgtggtaaaaccatgctagatatgatcccaaatggtgtgtttagggaaaaacttggagtcagtagcatcatcgacaagctaagagaagaacgacttcattggtttgggcatgtgatgagacgaccacgtattgccccggttaggagagttgaGGCACTCACGGTAGAtggtgtaaggagaaggggtagacctactcgtaggtggatggatagactaaGACTCGACATGAGGGGGCTttcgtt
This genomic interval carries:
- the LOC139900836 gene encoding uncharacterized protein, which translates into the protein MAWCCRSEGNITDLLARVCSKRETSPFSPSAALELPEITAAGNLSCRKLLGKIDSSRSDGHVRSCPSSLGAARSRRVRDFRVRIRVGSWNVGSLTSKSRELVETLLKSKVDILCVQETRWKGEEAVDIGDYKLWFSGSRVARNGVGIFIGPRHKDNIVGVGRCSDRIMSVRLVIQEESYMVICAYAPHAGLGEEEKSRFWESLDEVVRSCPADHRLLIGGDLNGHIGTISDGYAGVHGGFGYGVRNEEGRSILEFAVAHDLVVANSFFRKTEAQLATFHSGGHSTQIDYLLLRKGDLRTCRDCKALTTWTCSTQHRLLVMDLVPQRRVTRRGRPAQPRILWKNLNEEKAETFKASVLERVEAVMDTVTHGDADHMWNSFASTIRDVAKETLGVAVGTSRGHKSCRESWWISDEVQTKVALKQLRFRELVTCRDGTRDDRTRAEER
- the LOC139897235 gene encoding uncharacterized protein isoform X2, translating into MHTIRQTNGLAGFTKRSESEHDCFGTGHSSTTISTGLGLLLDVVRISGGGWKNEPEEVAGTENECNRSEEVLKSFGLDPTRFFRNIKGVKDVLTSVYKSITK
- the LOC139897235 gene encoding uncharacterized protein isoform X1 produces the protein MHTIRQTNGLAGFTKRSESEHDCFGTGHSSTTISTGLGLLLDVVRISGGGWKNEPEEVAGTENECNRSEEVLKSFGLDPTRFFRNIKVTSHAMINDRNNDMPSILLLLVVNTN
- the LOC139897235 gene encoding uncharacterized protein isoform X3, whose amino-acid sequence is MHTIRQTNGLAGFTKRSESEHDCFGTGHSSTTISTGLGLLLDVVRISGGGWKNEPEEVAGTENECNRSEEVLKSFGLDPTRFFRNIKDVLTSVYKSITK